The stretch of DNA AACGGTTTTCGTAATCTGCAAGAGCACGCGACCTCGCCCCCTGCCACCTGGGGCTGAACGAAGCACGAGCGCGAGGATGGAAGAGGCTCAGTCGTCGCCTTCTGCTCGTCCCTCCTTGAGCCGGGCGATGAAGTCATCGATCGGGATGGCGGGCATCGTCATCAGCTTGACCGTTCCACGCGCTCCGAGTTCCACCGAGACGCGCGCGATCGTCTCGTTGTCCGGTGCCTCGACGATGTTCACGAAATCGTACGGCCCCAAGACAGCCCACTGATGCAAGACCTTCACCCCGAGACGCTCGATCTCCGCATTGACCTCCTTGATCCGCTCGGGATGCTCGTGCAGCGTCTCCATTCCGTCGTCGGTCAGGCTGCTCAACATCACATAGATCGGCATCGCTCCGTCCTCCTTTCATTCACGCCCTCGACTCGGCCACCAGACCCCGATCAGACTCTGCCCGCGCATGGGCAACTCCACCGTCCGCAAGTCGATCTCGGCCCGTACCGTCTCCCGAAACGGCCGCGCCGCCTCCCTGGCCAATCCCTCCGCCAGGATGACTGCACCCGGTCGCAGCCGGTCCCGCACGGCCCGGTAGTAGTCGAGATAGCCGCTCCGGTCGGCCGCCAGCCGGACCAGATCGAACGGCCCAGCCACCGTGTGGATCGTCCGGTGAGCGTCCCCCTGCAGGAGTTGCACGCGCTCCATCAGCCCCAGGTCCTCCAGGCGTCCAGTGACGGACTCGATGACTATCGGATCCTGTTCCAGCACGACCAAACGACCGCCGGTCTGCTCCATCGCATCGGCTAACCACACGGTCACGACCCCGGGACCAGCTCCGACCTCCAGTGCCAGCTGTCCCCGCACCGCCAGAGCCACCAGGTGAGCAAGCCGCGCGACGAGCGGCCAGTCCCCACCCGCCTCGCGGGCAAGCTCCTCCAGCATCGGCAGCCTCGTCTCCACTGTCGTCGTCCCCTGATCGGCCGAGAACCTGAATCGATCATACCGCATCCTTCCGC from Thermomicrobium roseum DSM 5159 encodes:
- a CDS encoding O-methyltransferase, which encodes MLEELAREAGGDWPLVARLAHLVALAVRGQLALEVGAGPGVVTVWLADAMEQTGGRLVVLEQDPIVIESVTGRLEDLGLMERVQLLQGDAHRTIHTVAGPFDLVRLAADRSGYLDYYRAVRDRLRPGAVILAEGLAREAARPFRETVRAEIDLRTVELPMRGQSLIGVWWPSRGRE
- a CDS encoding GYD domain-containing protein, whose protein sequence is MPIYVMLSSLTDDGMETLHEHPERIKEVNAEIERLGVKVLHQWAVLGPYDFVNIVEAPDNETIARVSVELGARGTVKLMTMPAIPIDDFIARLKEGRAEGDD